The genomic interval ACATTAGAAAGTAAATATTCATATATAGGAAAAATACAGTCTCAAATGAAATAAACGTCTCATTATTTAGTCCGATATTGAAATAAATTTGATATGAATATGTGTTAAATACTATTCAATAGGGTATATCAATTTTACAAAACAAAATCGGAGGCGTTTAACATATGAAATTTAAAATGATATCTTTATTATTATCAACAGGGATTGTTCTCGCAGCTTGCGGAAATGACGATAATGATGATCAAAAAAACACGAGCAACACAGACAATAACACAAAAACAGAACAAACGACGGATAATGATCAAAAGCATGACGACAATGATCGTGACAATGATGAACAAGACAGCAATCCAAACGTTAAAGCACAAACGATTGACGTGAAACACATTCAAACGCAACCTGAAGATGCTATTAATACAGCAAAATCTTCATTTGATGGTGACGTTAAGCAAGTGGAATTTAAAAAGGAAAATGGCGAATGGGTGTATGACATCGATTTAAGAAACAACAACGAAGAAGCAGAAGTGAAAGTTTCAGATAAAGATAATAAAGTCTTAAATAAACAAACTGAAAAAGAAATGGACAATGACCGTAATCAATCCATTAACTATGAAGATGCGATTGACTATCAAGAAGCGGTGAAAAAAGCACAAGATGCGCAACAAGGTGACTTAAAGCAATGGTCATTAGATAGTGATGATGGTCAATTTGTATATCACATCAAATTAATGACGCAAAATGGTGAGCAGGAATTAACATTAGATGCGAAGTCTGGTAAAGTTTTACAACAAGAAAATGATTAATGTGACATCTTAATATTTTGCTGAACTTGCGCTCTTTTCATTAAGAACATGCCACTTGTGTGAGATTACCGTCTTGGACTCGCATTCTTAGGAAACTTGCCTCAACTCAATTCGGCTTGATTGAAAGGTACACTAGATGGAAGCCGAATTGGATTTTCGGGAGTAGTACAGAAATCTCATGTGTTACAAAGATTTCGTAGTACTGCCCCCCAAGGCTGACTAGACTTCTCAAAAGCACGAGCATTGAGAAGTTAGACAGCTACTGCGTTAAACAGTCGTCTCTGTTAATAATCAGAAACTACATTTAAGCCTTTGATTTATCCCTCGGGAGTCTCATCCATCCGGCAATCTTACGTTAATGGCTGTGGGAAAGAGGGCAGTGCCAAGTATCCGAATCAATTATCATCATCAAAAGTTGCATCTCTTTTCAACTTATTTTAACCATAGGAAGACAGAGCAAGGTAAATTGAATGACCTCGCTCTGTTTTTTCTTTGTGATAGGGTGGGACTGTTGATGGGTTGTTCTGTAGATGCGTAAATTGAGATGTGCCCATATGTAGCAAAACGCATTTCATATAATTGGTGGAGTACATTGGAAAGTTAACGCCTTTTTTAACTTACGGTTTTAAGGGCAGTATTGTAACATTTCGAGAAAAGCAGCTTGAAAGTCCTTAGCTTGAATATCCATCAGTACTTGTGTGGGGCTTTCTGTAACGTTAAAGTCTACAAACGTTGCGCCACGAGCATGTGTGCCACTTAATTCGACATGAACTTCAGCAGGGCGAGCTGTAAATAACTCTGGATAACATAAATACATGATTGTGTAGGCATCATATACATTTAATCCTTCTAAAAATGATTCACCACGATAATGTTGAAAAAGATGATACAACATATTCCCAGTTTGATTCATTGCTTTGATTTCTGGGAGTAATGCATACGGTAAATTAGATGCGCGC from Staphylococcus sp. MI 10-1553 carries:
- a CDS encoding PepSY domain-containing protein: MKFKMISLLLSTGIVLAACGNDDNDDQKNTSNTDNNTKTEQTTDNDQKHDDNDRDNDEQDSNPNVKAQTIDVKHIQTQPEDAINTAKSSFDGDVKQVEFKKENGEWVYDIDLRNNNEEAEVKVSDKDNKVLNKQTEKEMDNDRNQSINYEDAIDYQEAVKKAQDAQQGDLKQWSLDSDDGQFVYHIKLMTQNGEQELTLDAKSGKVLQQEND